DNA from Capillibacterium thermochitinicola:
TTTATGCGGGACCAGATCAAAGCAGAGGCTTTTTCCGAGTTCAATCTTTTACTTGAAAAATTGAAGTTGGAGTTGCCGGCCGCGCTGAAACGGGCTTTTCAGGCGCCGGAAAGTTTGTTCATTCCCTACGAGGATGGCGCAGTCAGTCTGCCGCGGGAGATCGGGGTGGTTGCGCGGGAAAAGTTTCAACAGTTGGCCGTGGAGGCGGTGCTCGAATTTTTGCAGCGGGTAGATTTAACTCCTTATGTCGAAGAAATAGGCCAGGAAGCACTGGCGAAAGCGCGGCAGGTGTTGAACCAGGAGGTGGCCGGAAAAACCTATTACTTTGATGCCCATCCCTTGCTGGCCATCCCGGTGCAGGTTGCGACGGAGTAAAACAGGGAAAAAAAGTGTTGACACGGGTTGTTTCTTTTGCTATTCTTACTAAGAAAAGATTCCCTTTAAACTGGTCCCGTGAGGCCGGTAAGGAATAATTCTTATGCTTTAGGAATTGAAGGATAAGAACAGAACCTTCCTGCCTTACGGTGGGAAGGTTTTTTTCGTAGGAGGTGAATGGGGTGAGCAAAGTAAAAGCACAGGTCATGGACGGCGAAAATATCCGCCGGGCTTTATACCGGCTTTCCCATGAGATTACCGAGCGGAATAAAGGGGTCGAGGATCTGGTCCTGATTGGGATCCGGACGCGGGGCGTACCGTTGGCCCAGCGGCTGGCGAAATTGATCGGTGAACACGAACAGACCGAGATCCCCGTCGGCACCCTGGACATTACCTTTTACCGGGATGATCTGACCTTAATCTCTCCTCAGCCTGTTTTACACCGGACCGACGTTCCCTTCGATATCAACGGACTAAAGGTTGTGCTGGTGGACGATGTGCTTTATACCGGCCGGACGGTTCGAGCGGCTTTGGACGCTTTAATGGATTTGGGCCGGCCCAGCATGATTCAGCTGGCGGTATTGATCGACCGCGGCCACCGGGAACTCCCGATCCGTGCCGACTATATCGGGAAAAATGTCCCAACGTCGCAACGGGAAGTGGTTCAGGTTCGATTAAATGAAACCGACGGGGAAGATCGGGTCATAATTGAAGAATTGACGAGA
Protein-coding regions in this window:
- the pyrR gene encoding bifunctional pyr operon transcriptional regulator/uracil phosphoribosyltransferase PyrR, whose product is MSKVKAQVMDGENIRRALYRLSHEITERNKGVEDLVLIGIRTRGVPLAQRLAKLIGEHEQTEIPVGTLDITFYRDDLTLISPQPVLHRTDVPFDINGLKVVLVDDVLYTGRTVRAALDALMDLGRPSMIQLAVLIDRGHRELPIRADYIGKNVPTSQREVVQVRLNETDGEDRVIIEELTRE